In Papio anubis isolate 15944 chromosome 20, Panubis1.0, whole genome shotgun sequence, the genomic window aaattaaaaagttataaaatagtgCCAATAGTATCCCATTTTTCTGAAGACAAACATAGGCAGAGAAAAATTAATGGATACTGTCTCTCTGGGCAGGGGCATTTCTGGCTATTATAAtcgttttcttccttttttttttttttgagacggagtctcgcgctgtgtcacccaggctggagtgcagtggcgccatctcggctcactgcaagctccgcctcccaggttcaggccattctcctgcctcagcctccgagtagctgggactacaggcgcccgccaccacgcccggctagttttttgtatttttagtagagacggggtttcaccatgttagccaggatggtctcaatctcctgacctcgtgatccgcccgcctcggcctcccaaagtgctgggattacaggcttgagccaccgcgcccggcccttttttttttttttttaaagacagagtctcgctctgtcgcccaggctgcagtacagtggagccatctcggctcactgcaagctcctcctcccggattcacatcattctcctgcctcagtctcccaagtagctgggactacaggcacccgccaccacacccagctaattttttgtatttttagtagagacggggtttcaccgtgttagccaggatggtgtcaatctcctgatctcgtgatccacccgcctcggcctcccaaagtgctgggattacaggcctgagccaacacgcccggcctATTACAATCTTTTTCTTTGTGCATTCCAGAATTTACCAACTTTTCTACAAAGATCATGTAGCACAAtaagataataaacataattttgtgTGATCTCAAAATACAGGAAGCATAGACGCTTCCAAAGCATGCCTGTACCCACCACGTGAAGAAACAGATGTTAACATTTGGTCATAATTgcttcagatttctttctttttttttttctttctgttttttggggacagggtcttgctctgtcgcccaggctggagtggcatgatcttggctcagtccaacctccttcctcttcctgggttggagtgcagtagcacgatctcagttcactgcaacctctgtctcctgggttcaagggagcacctccggctaatttttgtctttttagtagagatgagatttcgccatgttgcccaggctagtctggaacacttgacctcaggtgatctgctcacctcggcctcccaaagtgctgggattacaggcgtgagccaccgcgcccagctaaatagtaagttttttaaaaaacaggagaccagccagacacagtggctcacgcctgtaatcccagcactttgggaggctgaggtgggcagatcacctgaggtcgggagttagaaaccagcctggccaacatggagaaaccctgtctctactaaaaatataaaattagctgggtgtggtggtacaagcttgtaatcacagctacttgggaggctgaggcaggagaatcgcttgtacctgggaggcggaggttgtggtgagccgagattgcgccactgcactccagcctgggcaaggagaacaaaactgtgtcaaaaaaaaaaaaaaaaggccgggcgcagtggctcatacctgtagtcccggcactttgggaggccaaggcgggcagatcacgaggtcaggagatcgagatcatcctggctaacatggtgaaaccctgtctctactaaaaatacaaaaaattagcaggccgtggtggcaggcacctgtagtcccagctattcaggaggctgaggcaggagaatggcatgaacctgggaggcggagcttgcagtgagctgagatagcccactgcactccagcctgggcgacagagcaagactctgtctcaaaaataaataaattaattaattaattaaataaccaggagactgaggctgaagaTGATGACAGATCTTACAAGAGCTTGGCCCCAGGGCTGGCTGAAACCCCACCCAGTGCTGTGGCCCTGAGGCTGTGGGCCCATGGGTACCCCCAAAGGgtcccaggcagagggaggctCCTGGTTGGCatggagggaggaaaaggatGAAATCGGCCCCCCTGGCCATCCCTTCTGGTACAGCTGCAGCTGCAGTCCGTGGGTCTGAGccgacctcccgggttcattggcccattttacagatgcagagcCCACAGCAAGGAGGCGTGGCGGCTCTGGGCGGTGCGGGTTCCGGGGCGGGGAGGCCGAGGCGCCCGCCCTCCCCCCCGGGGCTCACCTGGGCCAGCCCCGAGCCCTCGAGCAGGACGAATCGGCCGCTACCTGCTTAAAGCTGGGGCCGCCCAGGAATGCGATCGCCTGCGGATCTGCAGCTGGGCACCGGCAGCAGCGCCCGCCCGGCCGACGGCAGGTGAGATACGCGCAGCCTCGTGGGAGGGGTCTCCGCCTGCCCTCATCACCCACTTCCTTCCCCTTGGTCGCTGCTGCAAGGCTGGGGATAGGGGGGAACAAGTACTTCGCAGGGTGACCCGGGGAGATCTCTGAGCCAGTGGCCTCGGCGTTGAATGAGGGCTCTCTCTCGGGTCCGCCCTCGCAGGGACTGAAGGGACTCGTGAACGTTCGCGGACGTGTCTCGGTGGCGCCCAGCACCGAGGGGGCAGGCAGGAAGGTGAGGAGCAGGTCTGACCGGCCGCAGGTGCAGGGCCTCCTGTTCTCCGAGGCTGCGGTCCCGTGGCGGGCCTGCAGACAGCTGCCTAGACCATGAGGGTCAGAGGTCTGCAGTCACGTGCGCTGTCACCAGCTAGCTGCCTCCTGCCTGGTTCCTCCTGCAGGAATGGGAgtctggggggaggggagggtgtgGGCAGGACTTCCTGGAAAAGGGAGGCCCGTTGGTGTTTATCTGTGGGGTGGAGAGAGGGCAGGGGGAGGACAGGGACACACACAGAGTGCCGCACTCAGATGTCAAACACACATCCCACACCAGACACGCAACTCACCCTAGAGACGCAACCCAggcacacacatggacacacacaaaaCTCCATCCGTAGGGATTCCCACCCAGTGCCACGTGAGAACGCAGGCGTGCATCGCAGACAGGCCACACAGGCTCGGCGTACAGGTTTGCAGCAACCCGGTCAGGTACAGAGCCGAGGCCCAGGTAGGTATGCTCAGCTGCACGCAGGAAGCAAGACACACCCAGACATACACAGGCAAGCCCTTACTCAGAGAAAGAAGGTGCAGATGTGTCTTGGGTAATCGCAGCCACAGCCTCTCAAGcgtcacacacacatactgacactcagatacacagacacacagagatacCCAGGACATGTCAAGCCCACAGCACAAACAGGCCCCTACAGGTTGACCCGGAGGCTGTGTGGGCCGAGGCTGCTGCACACGTGTGCCCagatcctcccacccccaccccaatcccGTGTCCTGCTCCAGGGAAGTCCAGGCAGGGCTCACATGACCCAAGGGGAGGGCTCCCGGGACAGCCCTCGGAGAAACTGCATCATCCTCACGAATGATCCACTTCCTCCCCAGGGAATAAAGGCTCAGGGACCAGCAGTTCTGCCCTGGAGCCCACCAGCCTCTCAGAGCCTCCAGTGACTGGCCTGTGTCTCCCCCAGGGTGAGTGCTGGGCAGGCTAGGTGGAAGGAGGGTGAAACCGGCCTGCGAGGCCATCTTGGTGCAGCTCGCCCTCTCACAGATCACCCCCCCTACCCTAAGCCAGCTTGTGTAGCCGTGTCCTGAGAACTAGGGCACCAAGGGGTTCCCGCAGGGGCAGCCTGTAGCAAGCGGTCTCCCACTATCTCAGGGCAGGCGGGGGTCTCAAGGCCTCCCTTCCCTTGTCACAGCCCGGGCCACCTATGCTTGTCTCTCTTCTCCCAGATGGACATGTGGACGGCGCTGCTCTTCCTACAAGCCTTGTTGCTACCCTCCCTGGCTGATGGTGCCACCCCTGCCCTGCGCTTTGTAGCCGTGGGCGACTGGGGAGGGGTCCCCAATGCCCCATTCCACACGGCCCGGGAAATGGCCAATGCCAAGGAGATCGCTCGGACCGTGCAGATCCTGGGTGCAGACTTCATCCTGTCTCTAGGGGACAATTTTTACTTCACTGGTGTACAAGACGTCAATGACAAGAGGTTCCAGGTCTGTGCCCAACAGagtggggcaggaggtgggggcGGACAGTGGGGAGAAGCCACCTTACCTAGTGACCTTCCTTTGGAGAGGGCAGAGGGAAGGTGATGAGGCACCTTTGGGTGCCGGGAACATTCCATGTCTCCCTTACCCCTGGCCCCTGACTTGGTAGGAGGATCAGGGTAGCCAGTGACCCCAGGGAAGGGGCCTGCCCTATCTGTTTGCTACAGGAGACCTTTGAGGACGTATTCTCTGACCGCTCCCTTCGCAACGTGCCCTGGTACGTGCTGGCTGGAAACCATGACCACCTCGGCAACGTCTCTGCCCAGATTGCCTACTCTAAAATCTCCAAGCGCTGGTGAGCCACCCTCAGCCCTGCCTCCCCCAGATCCTCACACAGCGGGGACACAGGGGCCCTGTGGCTTGAGCTGACCCTGGGACTTCTGCGCCCAAGATGTGCACCCACGACCTCTATCCCCTCCACAGGAACTTCCCCAGCCCTTTCTACCGCCTGCGCTTCAAGATCCCACGGACCAATGTGTCTGTGGCCATTTTTATGCTGGACACAGTGACACTATGTGGCAACTCAGATGACTTCCTCAGTCAGCAGCCTGAGAGGCCCCGAGACGTGAAGCTGGCCCGCACACAGCTGTCCTGGCTCAAGAAACAGCTGGCAGCAGCCAGGGAGGACTACGTGCTGGTGGCCGGCCATTACCCCGTGTGGTCCATAGCCGAGCACGGGCCTACCCACTGCCTGGTCAAGCAGCTACGACCACTGCTGGCCACATACAGGGTCACCGCCTACCTGTGCGGCCACGATCACAATCTGCAGGTGAGGGTCCTGTGGGCCgggtgggagctgggtgagggggCCCCCATCCCAGCTGATGTCCACATGGCTGGGGTCCTCCCGCTGTTTGAGGGGCTCCTGTGGCCTTCAGAATGTCTAGACTGTCCCTCAAATCTTGCTGTCTAACCAGGAAAACACTCCAAAGCCAGAATAATATCTTTGACttgacaatttctttctttttttttttttttgagacaaggtctcactgtttttcacccaggctggagtgcagtggtgcaatcagggctttctgcagcttcaatctcccgggctcaggtgatcctcacacctcagcctccagagtagctgacactacaggcgtgtgccaccacgcgcagctaattttggcttttttttttttcttgagagggagtgcagtggcacgatctcaactcactgcaacctccgcctcctgggttcaagtgattctcttgtctcagtctcctgagtagctgggattacaagcatacgccaccacaccctgctaatttttatattttagtagagacggggtttcaccatgttggccaggctggtctcgaactcctgacctcaagtgatctgccagccttggccttccaaaatgctgggattacaggtgtgggccaccgtgccccgtccttgtgaatttttttgtcgaggcaaggtctcact contains:
- the ACP5 gene encoding tartrate-resistant acid phosphatase type 5; protein product: MDMWTALLFLQALLLPSLADGATPALRFVAVGDWGGVPNAPFHTAREMANAKEIARTVQILGADFILSLGDNFYFTGVQDVNDKRFQETFEDVFSDRSLRNVPWYVLAGNHDHLGNVSAQIAYSKISKRWNFPSPFYRLRFKIPRTNVSVAIFMLDTVTLCGNSDDFLSQQPERPRDVKLARTQLSWLKKQLAAAREDYVLVAGHYPVWSIAEHGPTHCLVKQLRPLLATYRVTAYLCGHDHNLQYLQDENGVGYVLSGAGNFMDPSKRHQRKVPNGYLRFHYGTEDSLGGFAYVEISSKEMTVTYIEASGKSLFKTSLPRRARP